The following DNA comes from Picosynechococcus sp. PCC 7003.
CCATCGCATTATTGGCTTTCTTGCCGGTAATCTGGCACTTACGGGACATACGAAAGATCTCCTAGCAATTTTTATAATAAGTAATCCAATCTACAATCATAGTGCATTAACGAAGCGAGGCCAAATTCATGCAACGCGGAAAACTGACCGCTATTATTACCGGAGCGATTTCTCTTTTGTTGGCGATCGCCTATTTACTGCTCGTCCAAATTCTGGATTTTCGCGGCGAAATGAAACCCGCGCCGATGGTGGAGATGCTCCCGACAATGATCAGTGTTTTAGAACAACCCTGCACTAATCAGAAGTTTTACTCCTAAGCATTACAGCGATTTCCCTGGGGCGACTAAGTCAGGCCGCTAGAATGAAACTATGACAATCAATGGGCGATAGTCCTCCAGTCCTCAAATTCATTCATACATTCATAGGGCGATCGCTCGGCAACTGGAGAATTTTATATGGCTTTTACTGGGGAAGAAAAATCTTCCCAAAATCCAACCATCGCAACCCCCTCAACGGACAATTCCCCGCAACAAAAACAAGAGTTTAATGCCTGGCAACTGTGGAACATGAGCATTGGCTTCCTTGGGATTCAGTTTGGTTGGGGCTTGCAGATGGCAAATATGAGCTCTATTTTTGAACATCTTGGCGCCAGCGCCCACAGCATTCCTATTCTTTGGTTGGCAGCCCCCCTGACGGGTCTTTTGGTACAACCAGTCATTGGCAATTTAAGCGATCACACCTGGACTCCCCTGGGACGTCGTCGCCCTTATATTCTCGTAGGGGCTATTTTGGCATCGATGGCGTTAGTCCTGATGCCCCAATGCAGCAGCCTTTGGATGGCGGCGGGACTCCTGTGGATCTTAGATACCAGCGCCAATACGAGTATGGTGCCGTTTCGGGCATTTGTTGGGGATCTCTTACCCCAGCGGCAACGGACAAAAGGGTTTGCGATGCAAAGCGTGATGGTTGGCCTAGGGGCGATCGCCGCTTCGATGTTGCCTTGGCTTTTGAGTCACTTATTCGCTGTAAATTCTGCCACTGGCCCAGATCAGCAGATTCCCCAATCCGTCACTTGGTCTTTTTATATTGGTGCAGGGCTCTTTCTCAGTACAGTCTTGTGGACGGTGCTGACCACTGCAGAATCTCCCCCCCCGGACTTAGACCGCTTCGATCAACTCAAAGAACAACGGGGTGGTATTCGCCAGAGCTTCAGTGAAACCTGGCAAGTGTTGGGGCAAATGCCACCGACTATGTATCGACTTGCCTGGGTGCAAATCTTTACTTGGTTGGGGATCTTTTGTTTCTTTATTTACTTCCCGCCAGCGGTAGCCCGGAATATTTTTGGGGCTGTGGATATCCAGTCCACCCTCTACAACCAAGGGATTGAATGGGCGGGACTTTGTTTTGCTGTTTTTAATGCCGTCTGTATTCCCTTTTCGTTCCTTTTGCCCTGGTTAACCCGTCGCGTTGGCCGCAAGGTAATTCACATCATTTGTCTTTTGTGTGGTGGCTTGAGCCTCATTGCCCTCTTAAAAATTCAACAACCCTGGCTGATTTTACCTTCGATGGTTGGTTTTGGCTTGGCCTGGGCCAGTGCCCAAGCGATTCCTTATGCCATTTTGACCTATGCTTTACCGACCCAAAGACGGGGTATTTATCAAGGCATTTTTAACTTTTTTATTGTGTTGCCAGAAATTGCGGTTTCCCTGGGCTTCGGCTGGATTATGGAACATTGGCTCCAGGACAATCGACTCGCTGCTGTGGTCTTAGGAGGAAGTTTTCTCGTGATTGCGGCAGGCTTGATGGTGTTTGTCCCGACAGAGGCAAAGCAATTAGCGGCACGACAAACGCCACCACAACAAGTAAAAGAGCCTGCCGTTGTTGATTCGACGGTCTAGGGCACTTGGGAAATTTGGGCGATCGCCTGGTCTTGGGTCAATAGATCGAGGGCCGCTTGATATTGCAGATCCGTTTCACTGCCCATCATCCCATAGCCGATTGGCTCTTGGGGCACCACCTCATCGGGCATAATCCCTAACTTATTAATGTCATGGTGCAGGGGAGTTTCATATTTCGCGACGGTGACTGCCATGCCCGCTCCATCTGGCAATTCAAACAGCGATTGGATCAGCCCTTTCCCAAAGGTTTTCTCGCCCACGAGCACCGCCCGACCATTATCCTGGAGTGCCCCGGCTAAAATTTCACTGGCGCTAGCCGTCGCTTGATTCACGAGGACGACCAGGGGCGCATTGGTGAGGGGTTGGCCCACGGCACTGTAGCTTTCGAAAATACCTTGGCGGTTGACCGTGTACACAATGGTTTCTTGATCAAGCCAGAGGCGTGCAATCTCGATGCCAGCCTGGAGCAAACCACCGGGATTATTGCGCAGATCTAAAACGTAGCGGTCAGCTCCCTGTTTTTGCAGCTGATTCAGGGATTTAATAATTTCTGTTTTGGCGTTGGCACTGAATTGGTTGAGGCGAATGTAACCCACTTTTTCGCCATTTTTTTCGTCTAATTTGTCATAGACAGGATTCAGGGCAATGGTGTCACGGGTCACTTTGACGATGCGTACCGTATCTGTTTTTGGCGATTTTACGGTGAGGGAAACGGTGCTGCCTTTTTTGCCGCGCATTCTTGCCGCCGCCTCCTCCAGGCCAATATTGCGGGTATCAATGCCATCAATGGCTAAAATTTGATCTTTTGCTTCAATGCCAGCCGCTTCGGCTGGGGAACCAGGCAGGGGCAAAATCACCTCTAAAACATCGACTTCTGGATTGACATTGATCTGTAAACCGACCCCCGATAGTTCGCCGGAGGTGCTGACTTTTAGGCTGCGGTATTGCTCTGGGCGCAGGAGGCGAGTGTAGGGGTCATCGAGGAGGGCCAACATTTCGCCCACGGCTTCATAGGCTTCTTCGCGGGTTTTGAGGGGCCGCTTGAGAAATTTTTGCCGGATGATCCACCAATTTTGATGGTTAAAGGTTTCATCGACGTAGGCTTGACTAACGTAACGCCAGGCCTGGAGCAGTAAATCTTGTTCGTCGGTAAAGGCGATCGCCCGCTCTATGGGCCCAAAGACCAATACCAACACTAGCAAAAGACTGCAAAGACCAGCCTGTAAACGTTTTCTCAGCATCCGTCGAGTTTTATGAAAAATACTTGATTATTTTTAACACTATAGCGAAATTAACGGCCCTTTGACGGGTTTTGAGGTTATCCTGGGGCGATCGCCGTCAACAAAAATTGGCCCTGACGCCATTAGGGTCACTTCCGCCAAAAAGCCCGATAATCCTTTCACTTCACCACTTGACAGAGCAAGCTGTGTTACATTTTTGTAAAGAGATTTTTCGTTTCTAATCAGGCTTCATGTTTACAAAAGAAGTTACCGACTCCAAATTATATAAGTGGTTTAACGAAAGACTAGAAATCCAAGCGATCTCTGACGACATTTCTAGTAAATACGTTCCCCCCCACGTCAATATCTTCTATTGTCTGGGTGGTATTACCCTTACCTGTTTCATTATCCAGTTCGCCACTGGATTCGCAATGACCTTCTACTACAAGCCCACCGTAGCAGAGGCATTTACTTCCGTTCAATACATCATGAATGAAGTGAACTTCGGTTGGTTGATCCGTTCGATCCACCGTTGGTCTGCCAGCATGATGGTCTTAATGATGATTCTCCACATCTTCCGGGTGTACCTCACCGGTGGCTTTAAGCGTCCCCGTGAGCTGACTTGGATTACCGGGGTCATCATGGCGACGATCACCGTTTCCTTCGGTGTAACTGGTTACTCCTTGCCTTGGGACCAAGTTGGTTACTGGGCAGTCAAGATTGTGTCTGGTGTACCTGCGGCGATTCCTGTCGTGGGCGACCAAATGGTTGAGTTGCTTCGCGGTGGCGCAAGCGTTGGCCAAGCAACCCTAACCCGTTTCTACAGTCTGCATACTTTTGTTCTACCTTGGTTGATTGCGGTCTTCATGTTGGCCCACTTCCTCATGATCCGTAAGCAAGGTATTTCTGGTCCTTTGTAAGGATCAGGTTTTCCG
Coding sequences within:
- the petB gene encoding cytochrome b6; its protein translation is MFTKEVTDSKLYKWFNERLEIQAISDDISSKYVPPHVNIFYCLGGITLTCFIIQFATGFAMTFYYKPTVAEAFTSVQYIMNEVNFGWLIRSIHRWSASMMVLMMILHIFRVYLTGGFKRPRELTWITGVIMATITVSFGVTGYSLPWDQVGYWAVKIVSGVPAAIPVVGDQMVELLRGGASVGQATLTRFYSLHTFVLPWLIAVFMLAHFLMIRKQGISGPL
- the ctpA gene encoding carboxyl-terminal processing protease CtpA, which translates into the protein MLRKRLQAGLCSLLLVLVLVFGPIERAIAFTDEQDLLLQAWRYVSQAYVDETFNHQNWWIIRQKFLKRPLKTREEAYEAVGEMLALLDDPYTRLLRPEQYRSLKVSTSGELSGVGLQINVNPEVDVLEVILPLPGSPAEAAGIEAKDQILAIDGIDTRNIGLEEAAARMRGKKGSTVSLTVKSPKTDTVRIVKVTRDTIALNPVYDKLDEKNGEKVGYIRLNQFSANAKTEIIKSLNQLQKQGADRYVLDLRNNPGGLLQAGIEIARLWLDQETIVYTVNRQGIFESYSAVGQPLTNAPLVVLVNQATASASEILAGALQDNGRAVLVGEKTFGKGLIQSLFELPDGAGMAVTVAKYETPLHHDINKLGIMPDEVVPQEPIGYGMMGSETDLQYQAALDLLTQDQAIAQISQVP
- a CDS encoding MFS transporter, with amino-acid sequence MAFTGEEKSSQNPTIATPSTDNSPQQKQEFNAWQLWNMSIGFLGIQFGWGLQMANMSSIFEHLGASAHSIPILWLAAPLTGLLVQPVIGNLSDHTWTPLGRRRPYILVGAILASMALVLMPQCSSLWMAAGLLWILDTSANTSMVPFRAFVGDLLPQRQRTKGFAMQSVMVGLGAIAASMLPWLLSHLFAVNSATGPDQQIPQSVTWSFYIGAGLFLSTVLWTVLTTAESPPPDLDRFDQLKEQRGGIRQSFSETWQVLGQMPPTMYRLAWVQIFTWLGIFCFFIYFPPAVARNIFGAVDIQSTLYNQGIEWAGLCFAVFNAVCIPFSFLLPWLTRRVGRKVIHIICLLCGGLSLIALLKIQQPWLILPSMVGFGLAWASAQAIPYAILTYALPTQRRGIYQGIFNFFIVLPEIAVSLGFGWIMEHWLQDNRLAAVVLGGSFLVIAAGLMVFVPTEAKQLAARQTPPQQVKEPAVVDSTV